In Desulfomonilia bacterium, one genomic interval encodes:
- a CDS encoding response regulator: MQKILLVEDDKRLQTLIRDELEEENYEIILASDGKQALALLKEGIVSIDLIIMDLRMPNMDGLDAIGHLLKARLNIPIIIHTAYSSYKNDPLAMAADAYVVKSHDLTELKAKINELIGEKA; this comes from the coding sequence ATGCAAAAAATCCTACTAGTCGAGGACGACAAAAGACTGCAAACCCTTATCAGGGACGAATTGGAAGAGGAAAACTACGAGATAATCCTTGCGTCCGACGGTAAGCAGGCACTTGCGCTTCTGAAGGAAGGTATCGTCAGTATCGACCTCATAATCATGGATTTGAGAATGCCGAACATGGACGGGCTCGATGCCATCGGCCATCTTCTGAAGGCAAGGCTCAACATCCCGATAATCATCCATACGGCGTATTCCAGCTATAAAAACGATCCTCTCGCAATGGCCGCGGATGCGTATGTAGTAAAATCTCATGATCTGACCGAATTGAAGGCAAAAATAAATGAGCTCATTGGGGAAAAGGCATGA
- a CDS encoding MATE family efflux transporter, whose product MKISSRWHSDGGYREFLALAIPLILSTSLWSIQHFVNRMFLTWYSPEAIAAAMPAGLLNFAIVSLFIGTASYTGTFVAQYSGAGMNSRIGSAVWQGVFFSVIGAVISLALIPFAGPIFMMAGHSPEVRALEEIYFKVLCFASFPMIASSAMSGFFSGLSRPWIVFFIDITATVINIILDYCLIFGNLGFPALGIKGAGIASIIAVTAAFLLYLALLLRPGESRRYGIATGFRFDRKLFLRLLKFGFPSGVQFFIDMAGFTVFVLLVGRLGTINLAATNIAFNINTLAFMPMLGAGIAVSVLTGKYIGMGRTDLSEKSTFSGFHFTMVYMGIVALLFAVTPGIFVGIYSSNAHGHDMAEISRLTVILLRFVALYSLFDAVSIIFSSTLKGAGDTKFVMVSIVISSVFVLIAPTWIALRLGGGIYACWAIATTYVILLSFIFYFRFRNGAWKSMKVIEHVPVIPATCAEVPDARLE is encoded by the coding sequence ATGAAAATCAGCAGCCGGTGGCATTCCGACGGAGGGTACAGGGAATTTCTTGCGCTTGCTATCCCTCTCATCCTGAGTACCTCGCTATGGTCGATACAGCATTTCGTCAACCGAATGTTCCTTACATGGTATTCACCTGAGGCGATCGCAGCAGCCATGCCGGCCGGTCTTCTGAACTTCGCCATCGTCAGCCTGTTCATTGGCACTGCAAGCTATACGGGAACCTTCGTGGCTCAGTACAGCGGCGCCGGCATGAATTCAAGGATTGGTTCCGCCGTCTGGCAGGGAGTTTTTTTCTCCGTCATCGGGGCTGTCATCAGCCTTGCGCTCATACCGTTTGCAGGCCCTATCTTTATGATGGCGGGACACAGTCCCGAGGTCAGGGCCCTGGAAGAAATATATTTCAAGGTTCTCTGCTTTGCTTCCTTTCCCATGATAGCATCTTCCGCCATGAGCGGATTTTTTTCCGGCCTGAGCAGACCCTGGATTGTATTCTTTATAGATATCACCGCGACCGTCATAAACATAATACTTGACTATTGCCTTATCTTCGGGAATCTGGGATTCCCGGCTCTGGGGATAAAGGGCGCAGGCATTGCATCGATTATTGCCGTAACAGCTGCATTTCTATTATACCTTGCCCTTCTTTTAAGGCCGGGTGAATCGAGGCGTTACGGCATTGCGACAGGATTCAGATTCGACAGGAAACTTTTCTTAAGGCTTCTGAAATTCGGATTCCCGTCAGGTGTGCAGTTTTTCATAGACATGGCGGGATTCACGGTATTCGTGCTTCTTGTGGGGAGACTTGGAACCATAAACCTCGCTGCAACCAACATAGCTTTCAACATCAACACGCTCGCCTTCATGCCAATGCTCGGCGCAGGCATTGCGGTTTCCGTCCTTACCGGGAAATACATAGGCATGGGAAGGACAGACCTGTCGGAAAAGAGCACATTCTCGGGATTTCATTTCACTATGGTCTACATGGGGATAGTGGCACTGCTCTTTGCTGTTACGCCGGGGATTTTTGTCGGTATATATTCATCCAATGCCCACGGGCATGACATGGCCGAGATATCGAGGCTGACCGTTATCCTTCTCAGGTTCGTCGCCCTTTATTCGCTCTTTGATGCGGTAAGCATAATATTCTCTTCAACACTCAAAGGGGCGGGAGATACGAAATTTGTCATGGTAAGTATCGTGATCTCATCCGTTTTTGTCCTCATTGCACCCACATGGATTGCGCTGAGGCTGGGGGGCGGCATTTATGCCTGCTGGGCAATCGCTACAACCTATGTAATCCTCCTTAGCTTCATCTTTTACTTCAGATTCAGGAACGGTGCCTGGAAGTCCATGAAAGTAATCGAGCATGTGCCGGTGATACCCGCTACATGCGCCGAAGTCCCGGACGCCAGGCTTGAATGA
- a CDS encoding transglutaminase family protein → MKEFIEPTSYIDSDSPDIRRFASESAGTSGRKKEQAVSLYYAVRDGFTYNPYCLTLDRSHYKASYVLERREGFCIQKAILLAAAARALGIPARLGFANVRNHLATKKLINLMKTDLFVFHGYTALNIDGKWVKATPAFDIRLCEKFGTLPLEFDGEADSVFHPFDSTGKRHMEYVHDYGIFDDFPFEKMLHEFEKYYPHLIDHFSGQTGK, encoded by the coding sequence ATGAAAGAGTTTATTGAACCGACCTCATACATCGACAGCGACAGCCCTGACATCCGCAGATTTGCCTCGGAATCGGCCGGCACATCGGGAAGAAAAAAAGAGCAGGCCGTCAGCCTTTACTATGCGGTACGCGACGGGTTTACCTACAATCCCTACTGTCTGACGCTCGACAGGTCCCATTACAAGGCAAGCTACGTGCTTGAGCGAAGGGAAGGTTTCTGCATACAGAAGGCGATCCTGCTTGCAGCTGCCGCCCGCGCCCTAGGAATACCCGCACGGCTTGGCTTCGCCAACGTTCGCAATCACCTTGCCACAAAGAAGCTTATCAATCTTATGAAAACCGATCTGTTCGTTTTTCACGGATATACGGCCCTCAACATTGACGGAAAATGGGTAAAGGCGACTCCGGCATTCGACATCAGACTATGCGAAAAATTCGGAACACTCCCTCTGGAATTCGACGGCGAAGCGGATTCAGTTTTCCACCCCTTCGACTCTACAGGCAAACGCCATATGGAATATGTGCACGATTACGGCATATTTGATGATTTCCCGTTTGAAAAGATGCTTCATGAGTTTGAGAAATACTATCCTCATCTGATTGACCACTTTTCGGGGCAAACCGGGAAATAG
- a CDS encoding acyl-CoA dehydrogenase family protein, with product MINFETPEIIDQVRMMLNGMVKNIVRPIARYYDDHEHERAVELEAFKPVMQAGMGGGKRSKKEKKEIKETEDRIGSNAIGVAGAEEMSWGDVGLMLAMPGGGLGNAAVNAVATDEQFERFGMKYCAMAITEPGCGSDAGAVSTTAVLDGDEYVINGEKIFVTDGDRCDAVVVWATLDKSRGRAAIKSFLVEKGTPGFRVEKLEKKCGIRASDTATLVFEDCRIPKTNLLGDPEIKPEGGFKGVMQTFDNTRPLVAAMATGCARAAYEFTREALEKEGVTVSYNSLPLKQTAVERDLIWMETQLEVMRLLVERAAWMADNGRPNNLEASIAKAKCGRYGNIIVQKCVEILGPIGYSREYLLEKWMRDNKVNDIYEGTQQIQMLVIARRILDYGRDMLS from the coding sequence ATGATAAACTTCGAAACACCGGAAATTATTGATCAGGTAAGGATGATGCTGAACGGCATGGTAAAGAATATCGTTCGGCCGATAGCCAGATACTATGATGACCATGAACATGAACGAGCCGTGGAACTGGAGGCATTCAAACCCGTCATGCAGGCGGGCATGGGTGGCGGAAAAAGGAGCAAGAAGGAAAAGAAGGAAATCAAAGAGACCGAGGACCGCATCGGAAGCAACGCGATAGGCGTTGCTGGGGCCGAGGAAATGTCGTGGGGTGATGTGGGTCTTATGCTCGCGATGCCGGGCGGAGGCCTCGGCAATGCAGCCGTCAATGCCGTGGCAACCGACGAACAGTTTGAAAGATTCGGCATGAAATACTGTGCCATGGCAATCACCGAGCCGGGGTGCGGTTCCGATGCAGGAGCGGTTTCCACAACCGCAGTCCTCGACGGAGACGAATATGTGATCAATGGCGAAAAAATCTTCGTTACCGACGGGGACAGGTGTGATGCTGTCGTGGTGTGGGCCACACTGGACAAGTCCAGAGGCAGGGCTGCAATAAAATCCTTCCTTGTAGAAAAGGGGACCCCGGGGTTCAGGGTGGAAAAGCTAGAGAAGAAATGCGGCATCAGGGCCTCGGACACCGCAACCCTTGTTTTCGAAGACTGCCGCATTCCGAAGACAAACCTCCTGGGTGATCCGGAGATAAAGCCCGAAGGAGGTTTCAAAGGCGTCATGCAGACCTTTGACAACACGCGGCCCCTTGTCGCTGCCATGGCTACGGGCTGCGCCAGGGCTGCATATGAATTCACAAGGGAAGCCCTCGAAAAGGAAGGAGTCACTGTCTCTTATAACAGCCTTCCGCTTAAGCAGACAGCCGTCGAGCGTGATCTGATATGGATGGAAACCCAGCTCGAGGTCATGCGGCTGCTTGTAGAAAGGGCTGCCTGGATGGCTGACAACGGACGTCCCAACAATCTCGAGGCGTCAATCGCCAAGGCCAAATGCGGCAGATACGGCAATATCATAGTCCAGAAATGCGTGGAGATCCTGGGCCCCATAGGCTATTCCCGGGAATATCTGCTGGAAAAATGGATGCGGGACAACAAGGTCAATGACATCTACGAAGGAACCCAGCAGATTCAGATGCTCGTGATCGCCCGCCGTATTCTGGATTACGGTCGCGACATGCTGAGCTGA
- the rimO gene encoding 30S ribosomal protein S12 methylthiotransferase RimO, with amino-acid sequence MTEAKKSFSIISLGCPKNLVDSEYICEKLSGAGFTMVNETGESDVVIVNTCAFLQSSVRESIDTMLEWLDRGKEVVCTGCIVSRYGKNLKREFPEIKVFAGPGTYDKLPRMIMEGDECAKPLFGSVTARTFTSTRGYAYVKISEGCSNHCSYCLIPSLRGELVSKPEALVIEECGNLIKKGARELILIGQDLGGYGKERGVKDALPGLVKKLSALDRDVWIRLMYIHPASLTRRLVETIMENPNVCRYVDIPVQHISGSVLEKMGRKGGKNAVERSLAMLDDAGIWIRSTLMVGHPGEDEKAFSELVGLVDSGIFGSMGAFVYSPEAGTESAAMTQIEETVKKGRLKKIMSMQKKVSRKRLKTLIGRTEKVLVEGFHPETGLLLKGRTQFQAPDVDGMTMINEGSAPFGDFAKVELIRSTDYDLIGRIV; translated from the coding sequence TTGACTGAAGCGAAAAAGAGTTTTTCCATCATCAGTCTGGGGTGTCCCAAAAACCTTGTTGATTCGGAATATATCTGCGAGAAATTATCTGGTGCCGGGTTTACCATGGTGAATGAAACCGGCGAATCGGATGTCGTGATTGTAAACACATGCGCTTTTCTTCAGTCATCCGTGAGAGAATCGATTGATACGATGCTTGAATGGCTTGACAGGGGAAAAGAAGTTGTCTGCACAGGCTGCATCGTAAGCCGCTACGGAAAGAATTTAAAAAGGGAGTTTCCTGAAATAAAGGTTTTCGCGGGCCCCGGCACGTATGACAAACTGCCCCGAATGATCATGGAGGGTGATGAATGTGCTAAGCCTCTTTTCGGTTCCGTCACAGCGAGGACCTTCACTTCGACAAGGGGGTATGCATATGTGAAGATCAGCGAAGGCTGCTCGAATCACTGCAGCTACTGCCTGATACCATCGCTTCGAGGTGAACTCGTAAGCAAGCCGGAAGCCCTTGTTATCGAAGAATGTGGCAACCTTATAAAGAAAGGCGCCAGAGAGCTTATCCTGATAGGACAGGACCTGGGCGGCTACGGAAAAGAAAGAGGTGTCAAAGACGCCCTGCCCGGCCTTGTAAAAAAATTAAGCGCGCTTGACAGGGATGTATGGATAAGACTCATGTACATCCATCCGGCATCTCTTACCAGAAGGCTTGTCGAGACAATCATGGAGAATCCTAATGTATGCAGGTATGTGGATATCCCTGTTCAGCATATCTCGGGCAGCGTGCTTGAAAAAATGGGCAGAAAAGGCGGGAAAAATGCGGTTGAGCGGTCACTTGCCATGCTTGATGATGCAGGGATATGGATACGGTCCACACTTATGGTCGGACACCCAGGAGAGGATGAGAAGGCGTTTTCGGAGCTTGTCGGACTTGTGGACTCGGGCATATTCGGGTCAATGGGCGCATTCGTCTATTCACCCGAGGCCGGGACAGAAAGTGCTGCGATGACGCAGATTGAAGAGACCGTAAAAAAGGGACGTCTGAAAAAAATAATGAGTATGCAGAAAAAGGTTTCAAGAAAACGCTTGAAGACACTTATCGGAAGGACGGAAAAGGTGCTTGTAGAGGGTTTTCATCCCGAGACCGGGCTTCTGCTGAAGGGCAGGACACAGTTTCAGGCCCCCGATGTTGACGGTATGACAATGATAAATGAGGGCAGCGCACCATTCGGTGATTTTGCAAAGGTTGAACTTATAAGGTCTACGGATTATGATCTTATCGGGAGGATTGTATGA
- a CDS encoding acyl-CoA dehydrogenase family protein produces the protein MSTFSLDEDQRQIQESMRRFAADRIRPIARDCEEKAQIPDEFLAGSWDLGLAASFIPERYGGYASARSVLNNSIIAEELAYGDMSLACAVMAPFLFVLPVLEMGSDAQKEKYLPPFCGSSYTTGTLAVMEHAIGFNVANIRTTAVRKGNQYVLNGKKCLVPLADRAQNFIVIASVVSGGGSEGVEAFIIDKSLNGVTIGEKEKNMGMNALDTFSIDFQDCRVGVENRLENLNYTRLIACSRIALSAAAVGVASASKDYCIDYAKERIAFGMPIASRQAIAFMLADMAIEIDGCRLLNFKAAWTADQKDNAMRLACMSKMYASEQAFKIADYGVSILGGHGLIREHPVELWFRNARAFSMLEGMMMV, from the coding sequence ATGTCAACATTCAGTTTGGATGAGGACCAAAGGCAGATTCAGGAATCGATGCGCCGTTTTGCTGCGGACAGGATACGCCCCATTGCCAGGGATTGTGAAGAAAAGGCGCAGATACCTGATGAATTCCTGGCAGGTTCCTGGGATCTGGGTCTTGCCGCCAGTTTCATTCCTGAAAGGTACGGGGGGTATGCATCCGCAAGGTCCGTACTCAACAACTCAATCATTGCCGAAGAACTGGCCTACGGAGATATGTCGCTTGCCTGTGCGGTCATGGCGCCGTTCCTGTTCGTTCTGCCTGTTCTGGAGATGGGAAGCGATGCCCAGAAAGAGAAGTATCTCCCACCTTTCTGCGGCAGTTCCTACACCACAGGGACACTGGCGGTCATGGAACATGCCATTGGCTTCAATGTGGCGAATATCAGGACCACGGCTGTGCGCAAAGGAAATCAATACGTCCTTAACGGAAAGAAGTGCCTGGTTCCCCTGGCTGACAGGGCGCAGAATTTCATCGTCATCGCTTCTGTCGTTTCAGGCGGCGGATCAGAAGGCGTCGAGGCGTTCATTATCGACAAATCTCTGAATGGTGTGACTATCGGAGAAAAGGAAAAGAATATGGGAATGAATGCCCTTGACACATTCAGCATAGACTTTCAGGATTGCCGTGTGGGAGTGGAAAATCGTCTGGAGAACCTCAATTATACCAGACTGATCGCCTGCAGCCGAATTGCCCTGTCGGCGGCAGCAGTGGGTGTCGCTTCAGCCTCAAAAGACTACTGCATCGATTATGCAAAGGAACGCATTGCCTTCGGTATGCCAATAGCTTCCAGACAGGCCATCGCATTCATGCTGGCCGATATGGCCATAGAAATAGACGGCTGCAGGCTTTTGAACTTCAAGGCTGCATGGACCGCGGATCAGAAGGACAATGCCATGCGGCTGGCCTGCATGTCCAAGATGTATGCCTCAGAACAGGCCTTCAAAATAGCCGATTACGGGGTGTCCATCCTGGGCGGACACGGGCTTATCCGCGAACATCCGGTTGAGTTGTGGTTCAGAAACGCCAGGGCGTTTTCCATGCTCGAAGGCATGATGATGGTGTAA
- a CDS encoding KpsF/GutQ family sugar-phosphate isomerase, whose translation MTAKEIIEAGKEVLAAEIEGLSGVLAQVDENFARAVDVIASSPGKVILTGVGKSGIVARKIASTLVSLGTNSIYLHPVDGLHGDLGVIAKDDVAIILSNSGNTREITDLLPFLKRFGITLIGITGGIGSQLAKASDIVLSCRVEKEACKLGLAPTTSTTAQLALGDALAVVVSEVKGFGRDDFKGVHPAGTLGRQLMSSISDVMITGKKVPFVSGGSGMDEVLKEMTAKKLGLTLVGTVDSIEGIVTDGDLRRALEKHGSALPALTARDIMTKNPRRISGDILAIEALDMMEKHQITSLLVMDDEKFRGVVHLHDLLGRGNLAIKGL comes from the coding sequence ATGACGGCTAAGGAGATAATCGAAGCGGGCAAAGAGGTCCTTGCTGCTGAAATAGAAGGGCTTTCGGGAGTTCTTGCGCAGGTCGATGAAAATTTTGCCAGAGCCGTGGATGTGATCGCATCTTCTCCTGGCAAGGTAATACTGACAGGCGTAGGCAAATCAGGAATAGTTGCGAGAAAGATAGCTTCAACGCTTGTAAGCCTAGGCACGAACTCCATATACCTGCATCCTGTCGACGGGCTTCACGGTGACCTTGGGGTGATTGCAAAGGATGACGTCGCCATAATCCTGTCCAACAGCGGAAATACCAGGGAAATTACCGATCTCCTTCCTTTCCTTAAGCGCTTCGGGATAACGCTTATAGGCATAACCGGCGGCATCGGTTCACAGCTGGCGAAGGCGAGTGACATAGTCCTTTCCTGTCGTGTTGAAAAAGAGGCGTGCAAGCTCGGCCTGGCGCCGACGACATCCACCACTGCGCAGCTGGCGCTTGGCGATGCACTGGCTGTTGTTGTTTCCGAGGTCAAGGGTTTCGGAAGGGATGATTTCAAGGGCGTTCACCCGGCGGGTACCCTGGGAAGGCAGCTTATGTCGAGCATCTCCGATGTCATGATAACCGGTAAAAAGGTCCCCTTCGTATCCGGCGGTTCCGGTATGGATGAGGTGCTTAAGGAGATGACAGCAAAGAAGCTGGGGCTCACTCTTGTCGGCACTGTTGATTCGATTGAGGGCATAGTGACTGACGGCGACCTCAGACGCGCACTTGAGAAACACGGAAGTGCGCTGCCGGCACTTACTGCAAGAGATATCATGACAAAGAATCCGAGGCGTATATCGGGTGATATACTTGCCATCGAGGCGCTTGACATGATGGAAAAACACCAGATTACATCTCTTCTCGTAATGGATGATGAGAAGTTCCGTGGCGTCGTACACCTGCACGACCTTCTGGGCAGGGGAAACCTTGCTATCAAGGGATTATGA
- the glgC gene encoding glucose-1-phosphate adenylyltransferase, translating into MNPKDVDVVILAGGKGERLYPLTKDRAKPAVPFGGMYRIIDFTLSNCVNSGLRRIYVLSQYKSLSLNRHIQLGWLPFFSAPMGEFIYSIPAQQRVGDTWYEGTADAVFQNIYTLQKDMPQYTLILSGDHVYQMDYREMIRYHEEKGADLTVGGIIMPVETADQFGVIRANSSMEIIEFQEKPKKNPFTLPDDPTKVFVSMGIYVFNTAALVRNLVEDAKSSSSSHDFGKDVIPKMTKDAKVVVYPFTGMGRKGEEPYWRDIGTLEAYYEANIDLVRVTPKCNLYDPRWPIHTVFSPYPPAKMVFAGGADGKRIGLVLDSIVCGGAIVSGGKVELSIISPNVRVNSYAEVSESYLMDGVVVGRNSRIKRAIVDKDVNIPPNMTIGYDMEEDKKRFDVSSTGIVVIPRNSPFD; encoded by the coding sequence ATGAATCCAAAGGATGTCGATGTAGTCATACTCGCAGGCGGCAAGGGCGAAAGGCTTTATCCTCTCACCAAAGACAGGGCGAAGCCGGCGGTTCCTTTCGGCGGGATGTACCGCATTATAGATTTTACGCTTTCCAATTGCGTTAATTCAGGATTGAGAAGGATATACGTCCTGTCGCAGTACAAGTCGCTGTCCCTCAACAGGCATATACAGCTTGGATGGCTGCCATTCTTTTCGGCGCCTATGGGCGAGTTCATTTACAGCATCCCTGCGCAGCAGAGGGTAGGCGACACATGGTATGAGGGAACGGCCGATGCGGTCTTCCAGAATATCTACACCCTGCAGAAGGACATGCCTCAATATACCCTGATCCTCTCGGGCGATCATGTGTACCAGATGGATTACCGGGAGATGATCCGCTACCACGAGGAAAAAGGGGCTGACCTGACGGTAGGCGGAATAATCATGCCGGTCGAAACCGCTGATCAGTTCGGGGTTATAAGGGCAAATTCCAGCATGGAGATAATTGAGTTCCAGGAAAAGCCCAAAAAGAATCCATTCACACTGCCTGATGATCCCACCAAGGTTTTTGTATCAATGGGAATTTATGTGTTCAATACCGCCGCTCTTGTCAGGAATCTTGTCGAAGATGCAAAGAGCAGTTCAAGCTCTCACGATTTCGGCAAGGATGTCATTCCCAAAATGACAAAAGATGCAAAGGTGGTCGTATATCCTTTCACAGGTATGGGCAGGAAAGGTGAAGAACCGTACTGGCGTGACATAGGTACGCTCGAGGCATACTATGAAGCGAACATCGATCTTGTAAGAGTTACTCCTAAGTGCAACCTTTATGATCCGAGGTGGCCCATACACACGGTTTTCAGCCCTTATCCTCCGGCCAAGATGGTGTTTGCAGGCGGTGCCGATGGAAAGAGGATAGGCCTTGTGCTGGATTCGATTGTCTGCGGGGGGGCGATAGTCTCGGGCGGCAAGGTCGAACTTTCGATAATCTCGCCGAATGTCCGCGTCAACAGTTATGCCGAGGTGAGCGAATCTTATCTCATGGATGGCGTTGTTGTCGGACGGAACAGCAGAATAAAGCGCGCTATTGTGGATAAGGATGTTAACATACCGCCCAACATGACAATCGGTTATGACATGGAAGAAGACAAAAAGCGCTTTGATGTATCTTCCACGGGCATAGTAGTAATACCAAGGAATTCCCCGTTTGACTGA